The following coding sequences lie in one Silene latifolia isolate original U9 population chromosome 5, ASM4854445v1, whole genome shotgun sequence genomic window:
- the LOC141657237 gene encoding calcium-binding protein CBP-like, producing MQAYPCETQPACGTYQGQQPQMQSAYGTNQGQQPQMQQGGSYGYSSSSSYQGQQPQVQQGSSYGYSSGASYQGQQPLVQQSGSYNKYSSSSSTMTVFGQDAFCDVMPSSFPPGTDPKMVECFNRIDRNGNGLVDDKELQSVLSSCNQTFSQRTVHLLMYQFTHSNKRMLGPKEFVPLLNNLKSWQAVFQKFDRDRNGRIDSLELGTALNCLGYSVSPCIVNMLVSKFGNAGARCSLQYDHFIECCLTVKGLSETFKAKAGGCNSATFCYDEFLINVLPFIIA from the exons ATGCAAGCCTACCCCTGTGAAACCCAACCCGCCTGTGGAACATACCAGGGACAGCAGCCACAGATGCAGTCCGCCTATGGAACAAACCAGGGGCAGCAGCCACAGATGCAGCAAGGAGGATCCTATGGTTACTCTTCCAGCTCATCGTACCAGGGGCAGCAGCCACAGGTACAACAAGGCAGCTCCTATGGTTACTCCTCTGGCGCATCGTACCAGGGGCAGCAGCCACTGGTGCAGCAATCCGGCTCCTACAATAAGTACTCCTCCAGCTCATCAACAATGACCGTCTTCGGCCAAGATGCCTTTTGTGATGTCATGCCATCCTCTTTTCCTCCGGGAACTGACCCAAAGATGGTGGAGTGCTTCAACAGGATTGACAGGAATGGCAATGGCCTCGTTGATGACAAAGAGCTCCAGTCTGTGCTTTCGTCCTGCAACCAAACCTTTAGCCAGAGGACTGTCCACCTCCTCATGTACCAGTTCACTCACAGCAACAAGAGGATGTTAG GTCCCAAGGAATTTGTCCCTCTACTGAACAACCTCAAGAGCTGGCAG GCAGTGTTTCAAAAGTTTGACAGGGACAGGAACGGAAGAATTGATTCATTAGAGCTAGGCACTGCTCTCAACTGTCTGGGTTACTCCGTCTCCCCTTGTATCGTCAATATGCTGGTTTCTAAGTTTGGAAATGCTGGAGCTAGGTGTTCACTTCAATATGATCACTTCATCGA ATGCTGCCTCACCGTTAAG GGATTGAGTGAGACATTCAAAGCAAAAGCCGGTGGATGTAACTCAGCAACTTTCTGCTATGATGAGTTCCTGATCAATGTTCTTCCTTTCATAATCGCCTAA
- the LOC141657236 gene encoding thioredoxin reductase NTRC → MATRIIHGVGLAAFSPSSTTTTTTTTTTTTTTSLHFINSSCFTRRAPPRLNSLPSSSISVSPPLRASASVSASNQLIKPSQSVPVENVVIIGSGPAGYTAAIYAARANLKPVVFEGFQVGGVPGGQLMTTTEVENFPGFPDGITGPDLMDRMRRQAERWGAELYQEDVEFVDVKSRPFTVRSTEREIKCHAVIVATGATARRLRLPKEDEYWSRGISACAICDGASPLFKGQVLAVVGGGDTATEEAIYLTKYARHVHLLVRRDGLRASKAMQDRVFNNPNITVHFKTETVDVVGNTKGQMSGVLTRKTDTGEESVIEARGLFYGIGHSPNSQLLQGQIELDDSGYILVKDGTAETSVRGVFAAGDVQDHEWRQAVSAAGSGCVAALSVERYLTSENLLVEFHQPQREEVKKELTERDVQAGFDITLTKHKGQYALRKLYHESPRLICVLYTSPTCGPCRTLKPILNKVIDEYNQSVHLVEIDIEEDQEIAEAAGIMGTPCVQFFKNKEMIRSIPGVKMKREYREFIEANK, encoded by the exons ATGGCCACCCGTATTATCCATGGCGTCGGACTCGCCGCCTTCTCCCCTTCTTCCaccactactaccaccaccacaacaacaacaacaacaacaactagtcTTCATTTTATCAACTCATCCTGCTTCACTCGCCGTGCTCCTCCCCGTCTCAACTCCCTTCCTTCTTCTTCCATTTCCGTCTCTCCTCCTCTCCGCGCCTCTGCCTCCGTTTCCGCTTCCAACCAACTCATCAAACCCTCCCAAA GTGTACCAGTGGAAAATGTGGTAATAATTGGTTCAGGTCCTGCTGGGTACACAGCAGCAATTTATGCAGCACGTGCTAACTTGAAGCCAGTGGTGTTTGAGGGCTTCCAAGTGGGTGGTGTACCTGGTGGACAGTTAATGACTACCACAGAAGTGGAGAACTTTCCCGGGTTTCCTGATGGAATTACTGGTCCTGATTTAATGGACAG GATGCGGCGACAAGCTGAAAGATGGGGAGCAGAGTTATATCAAGAAGACGTGGAATTCGTTGATGTCAAAAGTAGACCTTTTACTGTGCGAAGCACTGAACGCGAG ATAAAGTGTCACGCTGTGATTGTTGCAACAGGAGCGACTGCCAGGAGGCTTCGATTACCCAAGGAGGATGAATACTGGAGCAGAGGAATTAGTGCATGTGCAATATGTGATGGTGCATCACCTTTGTTCAAGGGTCAAGTTTTAGCTGTTGTTGGAGGAGGTGATACAGCTACCGAGGAAGCAATATATCTGACAAAATATGCTCGGCATGTTCATTTACTTGTTCGACGAGATGGATTGAGAGCATCTAAAGCAATGCAAGATAG AGTTTTCAACAATCCCAACATCACTGTGCACTTCAAAACAGAAACAGTGGATGTTGTGGGCAATACAAAAGGCCAAATGTCTGGTGTACTGACGCGTAAAACTGATACGGGCGAGGAATCTGTGATCGAGGCTCGGGGCTTATTTTATGGCATTGGTCATTCTCCAAATAGTCAATTGCTTCAAGGCCAAATTGAACTTGATGATTCCGGCTATATTTTGGTGAAAGATGGAACTGCAGAAACGTCAGTAAGAGGTGTATTTGCTGCTGGCGATGTGCAG GATCATGAATGGAGGCAAGCAGTTTCTGCAGCAGGATCTGGATGTGTTGCAGCTTTGTCAGTTGAAAGATACCTTACAAGCGAGAATCTTCTTGTTGAGTTTCACCAG CCACAAAGAGAGGAAGTTAAAAAGGAACTTACTGAGCGGGATGTACAAGCAGGTTTTGATATTACTCTAACCAAGCATAAGGGCCAG TATGCTTTGAGGAAGCTATACCATGAGAGCCCTAGGCTTATATGCGTTCTGTATACTTCTCCAACTTGTGGTCCATGTAGGACACTGAAGCCGATACTGAACAAG GTCATTGATGAATACAATCAGAGTGTTCATTTAGTTGAAATAGATATTGAAGAAGATCAAGAGATTGCGGAGGCAGCTGGTATCATGGGGACACCTTGTGTTCAGTTCTTCAAAAACAAGGAGATGATTAG GTCTATTCCAGGAGTAAAGATGAAGAGAGAGTATCGAGAATTCATAGAGGCAAACAAGTGA
- the LOC141657238 gene encoding calcium-binding protein CBP-like, which yields MQGYPQRSCETQSPCGTYQGQQPQMQQGGSYSYSSSSSSQAQQPQVQQGGSYGYSSSASYQAQQPQLQQSGSYKYSKSSTTTTMTVFGQDAFCDVKPSSFPPGTDPKVVECFNKFDRNGNGIIDDKELQSVLSSCNHTFSQRTVHLLMYQFTHSNKRMLGPKEFVPLLNNLQSWKAIFQKFDRDRNGRIDSLELGTALNCLGYSVSPCIVNMLVSKFGKSGARCSLQYDNFIECCLTVKGLSETFKAKAGGCNSATFCYEEFLINVLPFIMA from the exons ATGCAAGGCTACCCACAACGCTCCTGCGAAACCCAGTCCCCCTGTGGGACGTACCAGGGGCAGCAGCCACAGATGCAGCAAGGAGGGTCCTACAGTTACTCCTCCAGCTCATCAAGCCAGGCACAGCAGCCACAGGTACAGCAAGGCGGCTCCTATGGTTACTCCTCCAGCGCATCGTATCAGGCGCAGCAGCCACAGCTGCAGCAATCCGGCTCCTACAAGTATTCCAAAAGCTCAACAACGACCACTATGACCGTCTTTGGCCAAGACGCCTTTTGCGATGTCAAGCCATCCTCTTTCCCTCCGGGAACCGACCCAAAGGTGGTGGAGTGCTTCAACAAATTTGACAGGAATGGAAATGGCATCATTGACGACAAAGAGCTCCAGTCTGTGCTTTCCTCCTGCAACCACACCTTTAGCCAGAGGACTGTCCACCTCCTCATGTACCAGTTCACTCACAGCAACAAGAGGATGTTAG GTCCCAAGGAATTTGTCCCTCTGCTCAACAACCTCCAGAGCTGGAAG GCAATCTTTCAAAAGTTTGACAGGGACAGGAACGGAAGAATTGATTCATTAGAGCTAGGCACTGCTCTCAACTGCCTGGGCTACTCTGTCTCTCCTTGTATCGTCAATATGCTGGTTTCTAAGTTTGGCAAATCTGGAGCTAGGTGTTCGCTTCAATATGATAACTTCATTGA GTGCTGCCTCACCGTTAAG GGTCTGAGTGAGACATTCAAGGCAAAAGCCGGTGGGTGTAACTCCGCCACTTTCTGCTATGAGGAGTTCCTGATCAATGTTCTTCCCTTCATAATGGCCTAA